A genomic window from Maridesulfovibrio sp. includes:
- a CDS encoding SurA N-terminal domain-containing protein codes for MKKKIVSLLLAGLLLSGCQTESEDPGVVARVNGTPIYLTQLEYKYDLTHEGNGGFVPSVEQVRDEYGQILGDLIVQELVSQELGQRGISVTDKELKEAENEVRSDYPDDSFEQILIEEYIDINAWRSQLKYQLAMNKFYSDILRPEIKIDYKEAEQYYRTHLSDFYMPAGYRFVMVKGLSKDLVLKGVELFREGLTPAEISAKLRQVSVQEIWIRSGQVPAGWKPFVENLQIGEASSVITQQKEVFCLIIKDKKQATLLTPLQAYPMVEKVLLEKKLQEKFEAWLQKKMATSNIKISKDLLPEAEKTEQTDKYAEDVKAE; via the coding sequence ATGAAAAAAAAAATTGTTTCACTACTACTAGCGGGTTTGCTTTTAAGCGGATGCCAGACTGAAAGTGAAGATCCGGGAGTTGTTGCCCGTGTTAACGGGACCCCGATATACCTCACTCAGCTTGAATACAAATACGACCTGACCCACGAAGGCAACGGAGGTTTTGTTCCTTCCGTTGAACAGGTCCGTGACGAATACGGTCAAATCCTTGGTGACCTTATTGTACAAGAACTTGTCTCGCAGGAATTAGGACAGAGGGGTATTTCCGTCACTGATAAAGAATTGAAGGAAGCGGAAAATGAAGTCCGTTCCGATTACCCTGATGATTCTTTTGAACAAATTCTTATTGAGGAATACATAGATATTAATGCATGGCGTTCGCAACTTAAATATCAGCTCGCCATGAATAAATTTTACAGTGATATTCTGCGCCCGGAAATTAAAATTGATTACAAGGAAGCGGAGCAGTATTACCGCACCCATCTTTCAGATTTCTATATGCCCGCAGGATATCGTTTTGTAATGGTTAAAGGATTAAGCAAGGATCTGGTTCTGAAAGGTGTTGAACTTTTCCGCGAAGGTCTTACTCCGGCAGAGATCTCTGCTAAATTGCGTCAAGTTTCCGTTCAGGAAATCTGGATCAGGAGCGGACAGGTTCCGGCAGGCTGGAAACCGTTTGTGGAAAATTTGCAGATTGGTGAAGCCAGTTCTGTAATCACTCAGCAAAAAGAAGTTTTTTGCCTGATTATTAAGGATAAGAAACAAGCAACCCTGCTGACTCCGTTGCAGGCTTATCCAATGGTGGAAAAAGTGCTTCTGGAGAAAAAACTGCAAGAGAAATTTGAAGCATGGCTGCAAAAAAAAATGGCAACTTCAAATATTAAGATAAGCAAGGACCTGCTCCCTGAAGCGGAGAAAACTGAGCAGACTGACAAGTACGCGGAAGACGTAAAAGCTGAATAG